GAACTGGCCGGCTCAGGGGCGTGGCTCATGGTGGCCAACATCGGAAGCTCGGCTCTCGGCTACGTCGATCGGCTCGTCGTGGGCGCGGTCGTTCCGGCCGCGGCGCTGGCGTACTACGCGACGCCGCAGGAAGTGGTGACGAAAGTCCTGATCATTCCGGCGGCGATCAGTGGCGTGGTGTTTCCCGCGTTCAGCGCGGTTCCCGATTCGGAGCGCGACCGACTGGCGCGGTTGTTCGGTCGTTCGATCCGCTATTCGTTCCTGCTGCTGTTTCCCGTGACGCTGCTCATCGCGGCAGCCGCGCCCGAAGCCCTCACCCTGTGGGTGGGACGCGACTTTGCGGCGCAGGGGACCGTGCCGACGCAGTGGTTCTGTCTTGGCCTGCTGGCCAATGGACTGGCGTTGACCCCGTTCTCCTTCGTGCAGGCGCGTGGCGGCGCATCGACGGTTGCCTCTCTGCAGGTGTTGGAACTGCCGCTGTTCGTGGGCGCGATGTGGATGGTGACCGGTCGCTACGGTATCACCGGGGCGGCGGCCGTCTGGGCCCTTCGCGCGGCCGCCGATCTACTCATCCTCGCGATCGCGAGCCGCCTTCAGGTTCCCGAACTTCGTGGGATGGGGCGGAGTATCGCGGCCGGGTGTGTGGCGGTCCCGCTCGCCTTCCTCATCATCGGCGCGACAAGCCCGCTCACCGGTCGAATTGCGGCCGCGGCGACGGTATTGGGCGCCGTGGCCGTCGTGGCCATCGTGACCGCCGACCGCATGGAGCGGGACTGGGTCCACGGTGTGTGGTGCCGCGTGCGCGGGTTCGGACGGAGTCCGCGATGACGCCGTCGCTCGACATCGTCATCGTCAACTGGAACACCGGGAGACAACTGCGGGCTTGTCTCGATTCGATTGTGCGGACCAGCCGCCTGGGATATGTGCTGCGCCGGGTCATCGTGGTGGACAACGCGTCGAGCGATGGATCGTGTGACAGTCTGGAAGCGGAGGACCTGCCGCTTGTTGCGGTGCGCAACCTGACGAATCGAGGGTTCGCGGCCGCGTGCAATCAGGGCGCGCGCGGCTCGGACGCCGACTACCTGCTGTTTCTCAACCCGGATGTCGTGCTGTTCGAGCGCTCGCTCGAACGGCCACTGGCGTTTCTGGAGACATCGGCGGCCGGTCACGCCGGGATCTGCGGGATTCGACTGATCGACGAAGCCGGCACCCCCTGCATGTCGGCCGCGCGGTTTCCGTCTGCCAAGAGCTTCCTCATCGACGCGCTCGGCCTCTCGCGCTCGTGGCCGCGCCGGTTTCCGCCGACGATGCTGTGCCCCGACGAGAACGTCGGCTTACTGGAAGTCGATCAGGTGATCGGCGCGTTCTTCCTGATTCGCAGGCACCTGTTCGTGCAACTCGAGGGCTTCGACGAGCGCTTCTTCGTGTACTTCGAGGAACTCGATCTCTCACTTCGCGCCCGAAGGCTTGGGCACTCCTCCTGGGTGCTCACCGATGTGGCGGCGCGCCATCTGGGCGGGTTGTCCACGGGCCAGGTTCGCGCGAAACGGCTCTTCTATTCGCTGCGCAGCCGGCTGGTCTACGCGTCGAAACACTACAGCCGGGCGGGCCGTGCCCTGGTGACGGTGGCGACCGTCCTGGAACTGGGCCCGAGGTTGCTGCGCGCCGCGCTCCGCGCATCGGCCCGCGAGGCGCGGGAGACGCTCGTTGCCTATTGGTGGCTGGCGCCCGCCCTGGTCGCCTCGGCCTCACGGCGCGATGCATCCGGTCCGACCTCTCCTCGATCCGACGCGCCGGGTGGTTGACGCGCGCCGGCCGGCTCGAGGAACGCGTTCGCACACACGACGTAGAAGGGCAGGAACGCGACGAACCTGAATGACATGAGTGGCTGGAATCCGATCTCGAAGGCGGTGGTCACGAACCAGAGCCAGACAGCCGTCCGGCGGCTGCGGAGGTTCGTCCACAGGAATGCCAGCAGTCCTCCATAGATGCACGCGACCGCCGGGAACCCGCCCCGGAGCAGCGTGAGCACGATGCCGCAGTCCCCGAAGTAGAGCAGGTCGGAGTAGGCGAATCCGATGGGCGACAGGGGATGCTTGGCGATGAACGCGACGTCGCCAGCCAGCAGCCCATCTGCACCGAATCTCGCCCCGAACCCGCTCATGCGGTCGCCGACGAACAGCCCGCGGAGGACCACCAACGCCGAGTGCTGGCCTCCCAGCGCATGGACGGCGGCGAAGACCATGACCGCCGCCGTGATCGCTGCCAACGGGACACGGATCCGCGGCATCTTCTGCGCGGCCGCCCAGAGGACCTGCGGAACGGCCACGAGGAGAAACAAGCTGGACGTCGTGGAACTGACGGCAGCCAGGAGTGCCACGTAGGCCGCGGCGAGCGCGAGCCACCGCAGTTTCGGCTCGGCCCGGTACTGCAGCAGTGCGAGATAGAAGAGCAGGTAGTACATGAAACCAGCGAGCGAGTGCGTCGCGAAGATGCCCACCGGTTTCCCGAGCATGAACATGCCAGGAAGCAGGGCGCTGTAGTACTGCGTATAGAACAGGATCAAGAAATCGCTGATCAGTCGCACCTTGAACAGGAGCCCGAACCCGATGGCGATCGTGAGCGAGTGAACGATCGCGAGCACCATCGGACCGCTGCCCTCCAACCGCACCCGGCGCAGGTCCAGGCACAGCGTCAACGCGAGCGCCAGGAAGATGAACGGGACGCCCGGGCTGACCGTTGGTAGCGGCGTGAAGACAGTAGCCGTCGTCAGGAGGGCCATCAACACGAGCGAGTTGACGACCAGCGCGCGGCCGGCCAGCATGGCTGGCAGGGCCGCCAGCAGGCCCAGCAGCGTGGCCGTGCCGACGAGCGACAAGATCGTCAGCCACCGTGATGCCGACCCGCCGACCGAACTGGGGGAATAGAAGGCCACGAGCGCCAGGGTCAGAACTACCCCGAGACCCATGCGGCCGGCGCGGGCAGTGTCGATCCAGCGCGACGGGATGAGTTGTACTGCCCGATCGCGGCGTGTTCGCCGGGTGGCCCACCACATCATGATGGCGGCCAGGAGCCAGGCCAGCACGTTCACGACGGGACCGATACGGATCAAGCCGTCTTGCCGGTCCGGCCGCCGAGGCACCACCGAGGGGACCTCGACCCGCCTCGTCCATCGAATGCCGGGTGTCACGCGACCACCCCAACGGATCGCGCCTGCCTCCCAGTAGACGACCGACTCCGCCACGAACGGGACGGGCTCCGCGCCGACCGTTCCCGCGATCGACTCGAGGAACGCGGTGAACCGGCGCTCCCTGGCCGCGGGCGGCACGAAGCCGGCGGCCAACGTTCTCCGCGAGAACGGGGGAACGTTGGCCACGACCGTTCGCGCTCCAGCGCCGTCGTCGAAGATGAATGTTCCGCGGATCGACAGGCGTTCGGACGTCGGGTTCAGCACGGGGAAGAACAGCTGGAGACCGGGTTGGGTCGATGTCGTGCTGAACGCCCACCTCATCGACGTTTCACGGACGCCGGTGCCGACATGGCCACCCTCCCAGTTCGAGACGGTCCAATCCGCCGGGTCATTCGGTTTCCGTCCCCATTGGAACACCCGCGTCACGGTGACCGGCACGCCGTTGCCGCTGCGGACCGTGGTCGCGAACAGATGGTTGTCCATCGATTGGTTGGAGCCGGCCCGGATGATTACGCGCGAACGGGGCCCGACCGGAAACCACCGGTTGACATCGTACGGATCCGGGCGCGTGATGATTGGTCGGCCGCGTTCGATGTAGTACCTCAGTTGCACGTTCGCCGATCGAACGTCGCTCGGATTGGTGATGATGAAGTAGGTCTCCTGTTCGTCCGGGGCCATCGACCGTACGGAGCCCATCGCGAAGTACCACTCGAGGGCGGGCTCCGGTGGGGGCGGCTCGGGGATCGCCTGCCGGGCGCTGGCCCACGCGTTGCGTGTCCACGGCCAGAAACTGGTTCGTTCCGCGTGGACGAGGACATCGGACTCGATGTCGATGGCGAACGGGCGGCTGGCGAACTCAGACGTGTCGATATCCCAGGTCCTGCACCCCATGGGCAGATCGGCGCGCGTCCGCGGCGCGATGTTCACGAGCAGGGCCTTCTCGAACGCCGGCTCGTGGAGCGTTCGCAGGCGGACGCGCACGTGTGCCATGCCATCGGTGGGGTTGATGAGCTGTACCGCCTCGCCAGAGACAGTCGAGGGCCTCCTGCCGAGAACCGAACCGAGCGGTGTGGCATCGAGCCACCTCGGGCCCAGCGCCGCGAGCAGCAGGTTGACGGACGTCGCAGCTGGCGGCCGCCAATCGACGACCTGTTCGCTCAGGATGCGTTCGTTGTCGGGGCAGGGAGTGGTCGAGCCGGAATTCAGGCACTCCACCGTTACGGAGATCGGATCGAACGGGCGCACGAGTCCCGGTAGCAGAATCTCGAAGTCGAGATCGCGGTGCCCCGTGGCGGGTAGTTCAATCGTGCGGACGACGCGGATCGAGTCTCCCGCGTGCCCCGCAGCGGATCGGACGACGGCCGTCACGCGAGCGTCGACCGGTTCCGGGTTCGGGTTCGTCAGGCTCAGCAGGTGCACGAACGAGGGAGCCGGAACGACCGGATCGAGCCTCCATGCCCGGGACAGCGGCGCCAGCTGGGCGGATGCCAGACCGGCGCCACAGAGCATGGCCGCCAGCCACAGGCCGGCCCGAATCAGCCGGAGGACGGGCCGTACCGTTCGCGCGCGCGTCCGCCCGTGGTTGGATGGCATCTAGTGGCAGAGTAGTGACAAACTCGGAGAATTGGCAAAGAATACCTCACCAAGTGCTGTCACACAACACGGTCCAACCGGAGAGCGGTCTTGCGCGATCCGTCGCATCGTCGAACGCGTCGTCGGCAGCGCTCCGCACGCTGTTCATCGTACCTCAAGGCATCATGTCCGCGGGGCCGAGATACCGGGTCTTCCAGTTCCTCCCGCGATTCGAGCGAATGGGGCTGTCCCCGGTGGTTGCCGTCATGCAGGGCGCGAGGTCCACGCGGCGCTCGGTCCACAGCGCAAACCTCGCGCCGCCCGTGCGCGCCGCGCACCGGATTGTCCTCGGGTTTCAGCGTCACGTCTTCATGGCGCAGGTCTTGGCACGCTTCAGTGCCTTCGACCGCATCTTCGTCTACCGCCTTCCGATGCCCGCCTGGGCGGGCCGCTATCTGTCGCGACACAAGGCGCGGATCATCTTCGACTTCGACGATGCGATCGATCGGCCGGAGGACGAAGGCGCGCTCCACGCGTTGCGGGCACGCGTGTTGCGGCGAGGCCTCGAGACCGCCATCCGGAACTGTGCCGTCACAGTGACCTCCAATCAGCGGAACGCCAGCGTCGTGCGCGAGTTGGGCGGACGCGCGGTCGTCGTGCCGACGTGTGTCGACCTCGCTGCCGCGCGTTGCCGCGATCGGGAGACGCTCGGGACGCCACGTGCGGTGATCGGGTGGATGGGGTCTCCATCCACGGCACGCTACCTGTGTGAAATCGAAGAGCCGCTGGTGCGCGCGAGCAGCCAGCGACGGATGTGCATCCGTCTGGTCGGCGCCGGACGGAATCCGTTCGCGCGTCTGGCAGTCGACGTGCGCCCGTGGTCGCTCGACCGCGAGGCGGATGACATCTGCTCCTTCGACGTCGGTCTCATGCCGATGCCCGACACCGCATGGACCCGGGGCAAGGCGGCGCTCAAGGCGCTGCAATACGGGGCCGCGGGCGTGCCCACGGTTGCGTCGTGGACCGACACGAACGCCGAGATTCTGGGCGACGGCGATGGCGCGCTCCTCTGCCGCACCGCCGACGAGTGGTTCGCGGCGTTGTCGCGTGTGCTCGACGACGCCGCGTTTCGGGCGGCACATGCTGAGCGGGGGCGGGAGCGAGTAGCCGAGCGCTATTCGCTCGACATCATGGCGCCCCGGCTGTTCCGGGTGATCACCGACGCGGCCGGGATCGATCCGTGATGCCTTCGACGGGCGCGGCAATCCTCTATTTCGCCTCCGTCTACTGGGACGACCCGCTGATCGTCACGCAACAGGTCGCCATTCAGTTGGCCCGTCGCGGCCCGATCCTCTACGTCGAACCGCCTCCCTGCTCCGTCTACCTGCGGCAGCCCGCGCGAAATCGACGATGGTTGCGCGCCGGTCGAGCCCCGCGCCGCATCACGGACGGCTTGCACGTCTACACTCCGCCTCCCGTCCTGCCCTTCAAGACGCGCGTGGCCGTCTTCAACGCGGCCAGCCAGGCGTGGGTGACGCCGTTCGTTCGCCGCGCGATGCGCACCGTTGGCATCGACCGTCCCGTGCTGTTCACGTATCTCCCGCACCTGTACGCCTCCGTCGGCCGGTACGATGAACGACTCGTCTGCTACTACTGCATCGACAATATGGGGGCGCTGACCCGCGCCATCGACCCCGCCATCGTTGCCGGCTACGAGCGACGGCTCCTGGCGCGGACGGATGTTGCATTGACGACGTCGCGCGGGTTGGCCGAGAAACTCGGACCGCTGCATCGCCGGATCCAGGTCGTTCCGAGCGGCACCGACGCGGATCTCTACGCCCGCGCGCTGGACGCTGGCACCGTCGTCGCGCCGGAACTGACCGGCCTGCCCGGCCCGGTGATCGGCTTCAGCGGTGCGGTTGACTTCCGTCTCGATCAGGACCTGATCTCCGAGGCGGCACGCCGTCGCCCCTCGTGGTCGTTCGTGTTCGTCGGACCACGACGTACCTCGGTCGGCCGGCTCGCAGCGCACCCGAACATCCGATTCATTCCGCCGCAGCCGCAGTCGGCGTTGCCCGCCCTGTTCAAGGGATTCACCGTCGCTCTCATCCCGTACCGGCGCGGACCGCTCGTGGATTTCATCTATCCCACGAAGCTCAACGACTATCTTGCGGCAGGAGTGCCTGTCGTCTCGACGCATCTTCCGGAACTCGAAGGTGTCCCGAACGACATCGTCGAGCAGGTGGGTGACGTCGGGGAACTGCTTCTCGCCATCGAGCGAGCGATGCCGACGCGCGTCGATGAGGCGCACCGGGCGCGGCGTGTGGAGTTCGCGCGCTCCAACAGCTGGGAATGTCGCGCGCGTGCGATTGCCGCCGCCATCGACCGCGCGTTGGCGGGCTGACACCCCACGTGGAACTCGCACCTTCGGCCGCCAATCCACGAGGACTCCATGCCCGACCTGGCTGTTTCGAATCCCGACTCGAGGTCGTTCGACCCGGCCCGACGCCCTGCACCCGCGACGGAGCGTCGCAGGCATGAGCGCATCGGAGGGATCCGTCGCTCAGGGGGCCGACGAACGAGAGGAAGAATCATCATGGCGGTCGACGTCGGGATTCTGTCTGCCCTCTCTCCGATGATCATCGGCTGCAGCGCGGGCGGCACGGCGCCGGGGGGCAGCCGCGTCGACACGCCGGCGGTGGCCACTGCGTCGGGCGCGCCGCCAATGGTGTTCACCCGCTACGTGGACCAGACCGAGGGGGCCTTCCTGGTGATGGTTCCCAAGGGCTGGAGCATCAGCGGCGGCATGGTGCGCCTGAACCCGCTCAGTGCCTCAGGCGGCGTGGGCAATGCCACCGAGGCGAAGATCGATTTCGCCATTCAGCGCGAGCGCGAAGGGCGGGTGGCTATCCGCTGGCTGCCGAAGATCAACTACGCTCAGCCGTCGCCCTACAACGCCATGCTGGGCGGCAACTGGAACGGTATGCCCGTCGTGGCGATGCCGCGGCCCGCGGAATACCTGATGCGCATGCTCTTCCCGAGGCTGAGGCCCGGCGCGCAGAACGTCCAGGTGCTGGAGACGCAGGATCGGCCCGATGTCGTGGCCGCGCTGAACCAACTCCCTGTGGCGCGCACCATGCGCGCACAGGGTGCCCGCTATGTCGCGACGGCGTCCACCGTGCGGGTCGCCTACACCGAGGGCGGCATCCGCTATCAGGAACTGCTCTTCGTGGCGCTGGAGGGTTACCAGTACATGGGAGCCGCCCTGTGGGCCAATCCGTTCACCATCGTGGCGCGGGCTCCAGATGCCGAATACGCGAGCTATGGGAAGGTCGCCAAGGTGGTCATCAACTCCTTCGCCCTCAACCCCGGCTGGCTGCAGGCCGAGATGCAGGGCCAGATTCAACGCAGCCGGATCGTGGAGGACACGCTCCGCGACATCTCCCGGATCGACGCCGAGATCGCCCGCTCGCGTTCCGACACCATGTCCCGAATCAACCAGGACCAGTACCTCACGCTGACCAACCAGGAACGCTACGTGAATCCCCACACCGGCCGCGAGGAACTGGGCTCCAACGAATGGAAGCACCGGTGGCAGAACAGCGCGGGCGAGGTGATCTACGCCGACGACGGGAACTGGGATCCCAATCTCGACTCCAACCTGCGAGTGTCGGGATTCCAGCGCTCGCCGGTGAGGTCGCGCTGAGCGTGTCGGGCGGTGGACAGCCGCGCGCGACCGCTCGAACCGCGACGCGAGTGGGCTCTGGATACGGGGGCGGTCGATCGGCAACGCCCAGCGTCGGTCCGTCCGGCACGTCGGTCCGTCCGGCTTGACGCTGACTGGCGCGGTCCGTACTATAGGCTAGGCATTCTGACCGGCACACCTCCTGTCGGCCGATCCTCTCGCTGACGATTCACGGCAGCGTGAGCGGGTCGGTGCCTCCCCGCCGACAGTGTGACCTGGAGCGCCGAGACCCGACCGCCGGTCCGGCGGGTCCTTCAACGCTTCGAAGCTCACGATGCGCGTGGCAAACGTCATCACAAGGCTGAACATCGGCGGCGCCTCAGCACCGGTGATTTCGCTCGCGGTCGGCTTCCGGTCGAGGGGACACGACAGTCTGCTGATCG
This region of Vicinamibacterales bacterium genomic DNA includes:
- a CDS encoding oligosaccharide flippase family protein translates to MTHGAGSAHRPPTHDGPLLARNATLNLLGQVAPALAALVSLPVLARLHTREVLGLLTLSWVIVGYFGLFDLGLSRALTQLVAARLGAGRREPIPGLIWTASLSLAGVGAAGGLLMLASSNWIVTSALHISPLLVGDARLAVQLIAVSLPFVTVSSGLRGVLEAYQRFDLVSLVRSPSSGLMYLGPAAAAMFSRSLALAVAVLVVVRIAACGAYVLCALRVEPALRDGIRPSASGWRELAGSGAWLMVANIGSSALGYVDRLVVGAVVPAAALAYYATPQEVVTKVLIIPAAISGVVFPAFSAVPDSERDRLARLFGRSIRYSFLLLFPVTLLIAAAAPEALTLWVGRDFAAQGTVPTQWFCLGLLANGLALTPFSFVQARGGASTVASLQVLELPLFVGAMWMVTGRYGITGAAAVWALRAAADLLILAIASRLQVPELRGMGRSIAAGCVAVPLAFLIIGATSPLTGRIAAAATVLGAVAVVAIVTADRMERDWVHGVWCRVRGFGRSPR
- a CDS encoding glycosyltransferase family 2 protein, which gives rise to MTPSLDIVIVNWNTGRQLRACLDSIVRTSRLGYVLRRVIVVDNASSDGSCDSLEAEDLPLVAVRNLTNRGFAAACNQGARGSDADYLLFLNPDVVLFERSLERPLAFLETSAAGHAGICGIRLIDEAGTPCMSAARFPSAKSFLIDALGLSRSWPRRFPPTMLCPDENVGLLEVDQVIGAFFLIRRHLFVQLEGFDERFFVYFEELDLSLRARRLGHSSWVLTDVAARHLGGLSTGQVRAKRLFYSLRSRLVYASKHYSRAGRALVTVATVLELGPRLLRAALRASAREARETLVAYWWLAPALVASASRRDASGPTSPRSDAPGG
- a CDS encoding glycosyltransferase family 4 protein: MSAGPRYRVFQFLPRFERMGLSPVVAVMQGARSTRRSVHSANLAPPVRAAHRIVLGFQRHVFMAQVLARFSAFDRIFVYRLPMPAWAGRYLSRHKARIIFDFDDAIDRPEDEGALHALRARVLRRGLETAIRNCAVTVTSNQRNASVVRELGGRAVVVPTCVDLAAARCRDRETLGTPRAVIGWMGSPSTARYLCEIEEPLVRASSQRRMCIRLVGAGRNPFARLAVDVRPWSLDREADDICSFDVGLMPMPDTAWTRGKAALKALQYGAAGVPTVASWTDTNAEILGDGDGALLCRTADEWFAALSRVLDDAAFRAAHAERGRERVAERYSLDIMAPRLFRVITDAAGIDP
- a CDS encoding glycosyltransferase → MPSTGAAILYFASVYWDDPLIVTQQVAIQLARRGPILYVEPPPCSVYLRQPARNRRWLRAGRAPRRITDGLHVYTPPPVLPFKTRVAVFNAASQAWVTPFVRRAMRTVGIDRPVLFTYLPHLYASVGRYDERLVCYYCIDNMGALTRAIDPAIVAGYERRLLARTDVALTTSRGLAEKLGPLHRRIQVVPSGTDADLYARALDAGTVVAPELTGLPGPVIGFSGAVDFRLDQDLISEAARRRPSWSFVFVGPRRTSVGRLAAHPNIRFIPPQPQSALPALFKGFTVALIPYRRGPLVDFIYPTKLNDYLAAGVPVVSTHLPELEGVPNDIVEQVGDVGELLLAIERAMPTRVDEAHRARRVEFARSNSWECRARAIAAAIDRALAG